The following are encoded in a window of Mauremys reevesii isolate NIE-2019 unplaced genomic scaffold, ASM1616193v1 Contig39, whole genome shotgun sequence genomic DNA:
- the LOC120393939 gene encoding LOW QUALITY PROTEIN: beta-1,4-galactosyltransferase 1-like (The sequence of the model RefSeq protein was modified relative to this genomic sequence to represent the inferred CDS: inserted 1 base in 1 codon): MYFFKPLQRIVWVFWNLQTHCLSRSFPVGALNVEFSQPVNLEEAERINPKVREGGRYAPEDCKALQKVAIIIPFRNRDEHLKYWLYYLHPILQRQQLDYGVYVINQGGEETFNRAKLLNIGFKEALKEYDYGCFVFSDVDLIPMDDRNIYKCYSQPRHLSVSMDKFGFRLPYNQYFGGVSALSKEQLVKINGFPNNYWGWGGEDDDIYNRLFFKGMRISRPDAVIGKCRMIRHXRDRNNEPNPQRFDRIAHTRETMNSDGLNTLSYKVVKTEKYPLYTKITVDVGSPKN; the protein is encoded by the exons atgtatttcttCAAACCTTTACAGAGAATTGTGTGGGTCTTTTGGAATCTGCAAACTCACTGTCTGTCACGGTCCTTTCCAGTTGGTGCACTGAATGTGGAATTTTCCCAGCCTGTGAATCTTGAGGAAGCTGAGAGGATAAACCCTAAAGTGAGAGAAGGAGGCCGATATGCTCCAGAAGACTGTAAAGCACTTCAGAAAGTAGCAATCATCATACCATTCAGGAACCGTGATGAGCATCTGAAGTACTGGCTGTATTATCTCCACCCAATCCTTCAAAGGCAACAGCTTGACTATGGAGTGTATGTCATCAATCAG ggTGGAGAAGAAACCTTTAATCGTGCTAAACTTCTGAACATAGGCTTCAAAGAAGCTTTGAAAGAATATGACTATGGTTGCTTTGTATTTAGTGACGTAGACCTAATTCCAATGGACGACAGAAACATCTACAAGTGTTACAGCCAGCCACGGCATCTTTCTGTATCGATGGATAAGTTTGGATTTCG CTTACCGTACAATCAGTATTTCGGAGGTGTGTCTGCGTTAAGCAAGGAGCAATTGGTAAAAATCAATGGATTTCCTAATAATTACTGGGGCTGGGGTGGTGAAGATGACGACATTTATAACCG GCTGTTTTTTAAAGGTATGAGAATATCTCGCCCAGATGCTGTAATTGGGAAGTGCCGAATGATTCGCC TCAGAGACCGTAATAATGAACCCAACCCACAGAG GTTTGACAGAATTGCTCACACAAGAGAGACAATGAATTCGGATGGCTTAAATACGCTGTCATACAAGGTAGTGAAAACTGAGAAATACCCACTGTATACCAAAATCACAGTGGATGTTGGCTCACCAAAAAACTAG